In Micropterus dolomieu isolate WLL.071019.BEF.003 ecotype Adirondacks linkage group LG17, ASM2129224v1, whole genome shotgun sequence, one genomic interval encodes:
- the tada2a gene encoding transcriptional adapter 2-alpha has translation MDRLASFGNDPFDKPPCRGCSSYLTEPYIKCAECGPSPFLLCLQCFTRGFEYKKHESDHKYEIMTSDFPVLEPGWTAQEEMALLEAVMDCGFGNWQDVAYQMRTKTKEECESHYMKNFINNPLFASTLLSLRKTKDSCFAEGAIPFKPTDDPPRPTFDSVLSRDMAGYMPARADFMEEFDNYAEWDLKDIDFVDDDSEILRALKLSVVDIYHSRLKERQRRKKVIRDHGLINLRKFQMLERCYPKEVQELYDVMRRFARVVGPIEHDKFIESHALEFELRREIRRLQEYRKAGIKSFCSAKVYERVKRMREDERRKRTMLCDVLQYIQDGRACQQWLSKQAAIDAGITPAITTITVSATGRRSAPPLNLTGLPGTEKLNEREKELCQVVRLVPGAYLEYKQALLNECRRQGGLRLAQARALIKIDVNKTRKIYDFLIKEGYITKA, from the exons ATGGACCGTCTAGCGTCTTTTGGAA ATGATCCTTTTGATAAACCACCATGCAGAGGTTGCTCATCTTATCTAACTGAGCCATACATCAAGTGTGCAGAATGTGGACCTTCACCTTTTCTACTCTGTCTCCAG tgcttCACCAGAGGATTTGAATATAAGAAGCACGAGAGTGATCACAAATATGAAATCATG ACATCAGACTTCCCCGTCCTGGAGCCTGGATGGACGGCACAGGAAGAGATGGCCCTGTTGGAAGCAGTCATGGACTGTGGCTTTGGAAACTG GCAGGATGTGGCATATCAGATGCGCACTAAAACCAAAGAGGAATGCGAGAGCCACTATATGAAGAATTTCATCAATAACCCGCTATTCGCCTCCACCTTGCTCAGCCTCCGGAAAACAAAAGACTCTTGCTTTGCAGAAGGCGCTATTCCTTTCAAAC CCACTGATGATCCCCCTCGGCCCACATTTGACTCTGTCTTGTCTCGAGATATGGCTGGATACATGCCTGCCAGAGCAGACTTTATGGAG GAGTTTGACAACTATGCTGAATGGGATTTGAAAGACATCGACTTTGTGGATGATGACTCAGAAATCCTACGGG CACTCAAGCTTTCGGTTGTTGATATATATCATTCAAGATTAAAGGAGAGACAGCGGAGGAAAAA GGTTATCCGAGACCATGGACTCATCAACCTGCGGAAATTCCAGA tgcTAGAGCGATGCTACCCAAAGGAGGTGCAGGAGCTCTATGATGTTATGAGACGATTTGCCAGAGTGGTTGGACCGATTGAACATGACAAATTCATCGAAAGCCACGCAC TGGAGTTTGAGCTGAGGAGAGAGATCCGCAGGCTGCAGGAGTATAGAAAAGCAGGGATCAAGTCTTTCTGCA GTGCCAAGGTGTATGAGCGGGTGAAGCGAATGCGGGAGGACGAGCGGAGAAAGAGGACCATGTTGTGTGACGTGCTGCAGTACATTCAGGACGGCAGAGCCTGCCAGCAGTGGCTCAGCAAACAGGCTGCAAT AGATGCTGGCATCACTCCAGCCATCACAACAATCACAGTGTCTG CAACAGGTAGGCGGAGCGCCCCTCCTCTCAACCTGACTGGGCTGCCGGGGACAGAAAAACTCAATGAGCGGGAGAAAGAG TTATGCCAGGTGGTGCGGCTGGTGCCAGGGGCCTACCTGGAATATAAACAGGCCTTGCTGAACGAGTGCAGACGGCAGGGTGGGCTGCGGCTGGCGCAGGCCCGAGCGCTGATCAAGATCGACGTCAATAAGACTCGCAAAATCTATGATTTCCTAATCAAGGAGGGCTACATCACTAAGGCCTAG